A genomic window from Streptomyces brevispora includes:
- a CDS encoding BlaI/MecI/CopY family transcriptional regulator codes for MPRQLGELEDAVMTRVWQWNRPVTVREVLEDLQRERSIAYTTVMTVMDNLHQKGWVRREVDGRAYRYTAVSTRAAYSAALMNEAWSTSDNPAAALVAFFGMMSAEQREALRDAMRMVVPLPKDAVPPTGEAVDEPVDEPVEEVVDERADEGVEAADGAEPEAGR; via the coding sequence GTGCCCCGTCAATTGGGAGAGCTGGAAGACGCCGTGATGACCCGGGTCTGGCAATGGAACCGTCCGGTCACCGTGCGGGAAGTTCTTGAAGATCTTCAGCGGGAACGGTCCATCGCCTACACCACCGTCATGACGGTAATGGACAATCTCCATCAGAAGGGCTGGGTGCGCCGGGAAGTGGACGGCCGTGCATATCGATATACGGCGGTCTCCACCCGTGCCGCGTACTCGGCCGCACTGATGAACGAAGCCTGGTCCACGAGTGACAACCCGGCTGCCGCGCTGGTCGCGTTCTTCGGCATGATGTCGGCCGAGCAGCGTGAGGCTCTCCGGGACGCCATGCGCATGGTTGTGCCCCTTCCCAAGGACGCCGTACCGCCGACCGGTGAAGCGGTCGATGAACCAGTCGATGAGCCAGTCGAAGAAGTCGTCGATGAACGTGCCGATGAAGGCGTCGAAGCGGCCGATGGGGCGGAGCCGGAGGCCGGGCGATAG
- a CDS encoding ATP-dependent Clp protease ATP-binding subunit encodes MFERFTDRARRVVVLAQEEARMLNHNYIGTEHILLGLIHEGEGVAAKALESLGISLEAVRQQVEEIIGQGQQAPSGHIPFTPRAKKVLELSLREALQLGHNYIGTEHILLGLIREGEGVAAQVLVKLGADLNRVRQQVIQLLSGYSGSKEAATAGGPAEGTPSTSLVLDQFGRNLTQAARESKLDPVIGREKEIERVMQVLSRRTKNNPVLIGEPGVGKTAVVEGLAQAIVKGEVPETLKDKHLYTLDLGALVAGSRYRGDFEERLKKVLKEIRTRGDIILFIDELHTLVGAGAAEGAIDAASILKPMLARGELQTIGATTLDEYRKHLEKDAALERRFQPIQVAEPSLPHTIEILKGLRDRYEAHHRVSITDEALVQAATLADRYISDRFLPDKAIDLIDEAGSRMRIRRMTAPPDLREFDEKIAGVRRDKESAIDSQDFEKAASLRDKEKQLLAAKTKREKEWKAGDMDVVAEVDGELIAEVLATATGIPVFKLTEEESSRLLRMEDELHKRVIGQKDAIKALSQAIRRTRAGLKDPKRPGGSFIFAGPSGVGKTELSKTLAEFLFGDEDALIALDMSEFSEKHTVSRLFGSPPGYVGYEEGGQLTEKVRRKPFSVVLFDEVEKAHPDIFNSLLQILEDGRLTDSQGRVVDFKNTVIIMTTNLGTRDISKGFNLGFAAQGDVKTNYDRMKNKVNEELKQHFRPEFLNRVDDTVVFHQLTEEDIIQIVDLMLAKVDERLKDRDMGIELSAEAKSLLAKKGYDPVMGARPLRRTIQREIEDILSEKILFGELRAGHIVVVGVEGEGDEKKFTFRGEEKSALPDVPPIEQAAGGSGPNMTKEA; translated from the coding sequence ATGTTCGAGAGGTTCACCGACCGCGCGCGGCGGGTTGTCGTCCTGGCTCAGGAAGAAGCCCGGATGCTCAACCACAACTACATCGGCACCGAGCACATCCTCCTGGGCCTGATCCACGAGGGTGAGGGTGTCGCCGCTAAGGCCCTGGAGAGCCTCGGGATTTCGCTCGAGGCGGTCCGCCAGCAGGTGGAGGAGATCATCGGTCAGGGCCAGCAGGCCCCGTCCGGCCACATCCCCTTCACTCCCCGAGCCAAGAAGGTCCTGGAGCTGTCGCTCCGCGAGGCCCTTCAGCTCGGCCACAACTACATCGGTACCGAGCACATCCTGCTCGGCCTGATCCGCGAGGGCGAGGGCGTCGCAGCCCAGGTCCTCGTGAAGCTGGGCGCCGACCTGAACCGGGTGCGCCAGCAGGTCATCCAGCTGCTCTCCGGCTACTCGGGCAGCAAGGAGGCGGCCACCGCGGGCGGCCCCGCGGAGGGCACGCCCTCCACGTCCCTGGTGCTGGACCAGTTCGGCCGGAATCTCACCCAGGCCGCTCGTGAATCCAAGCTCGACCCGGTCATCGGGCGCGAGAAGGAGATCGAGCGGGTCATGCAGGTGCTGTCCCGCCGTACGAAGAACAACCCGGTCCTCATCGGCGAGCCCGGCGTCGGCAAGACGGCGGTCGTCGAGGGTCTGGCGCAGGCCATCGTCAAGGGCGAGGTGCCCGAGACCCTCAAGGACAAGCACCTCTACACCCTCGACCTCGGTGCGCTGGTCGCCGGTTCCCGCTACCGCGGTGACTTCGAGGAGCGCCTGAAGAAGGTGCTCAAGGAGATCCGCACCCGCGGGGACATCATCCTGTTCATCGACGAGCTCCACACCCTGGTGGGTGCGGGTGCCGCCGAGGGCGCGATCGACGCGGCGAGCATCCTCAAGCCCATGCTGGCGCGAGGCGAGCTCCAGACCATCGGTGCCACCACGCTCGACGAGTACCGCAAGCACCTGGAGAAGGACGCCGCTCTCGAGCGCCGCTTCCAGCCCATCCAGGTCGCGGAGCCGTCGCTCCCGCACACCATCGAGATCCTCAAGGGTCTGCGCGACCGCTACGAGGCTCACCACCGCGTGTCCATCACGGACGAGGCGCTGGTCCAGGCCGCGACGCTGGCCGACCGCTACATCTCGGACCGCTTCCTGCCGGACAAGGCGATCGACCTGATCGACGAGGCCGGTTCCCGGATGCGCATCCGCCGAATGACCGCGCCGCCGGACCTCCGCGAGTTCGACGAGAAGATCGCGGGCGTCCGCCGCGACAAGGAGTCGGCCATCGACTCCCAGGACTTCGAGAAGGCAGCTTCCCTCCGCGACAAGGAGAAGCAGCTGCTGGCGGCGAAGACCAAGCGCGAGAAGGAGTGGAAGGCCGGCGACATGGACGTCGTGGCCGAGGTCGACGGCGAGCTCATCGCCGAGGTCCTCGCCACCGCCACCGGCATTCCGGTCTTCAAGCTGACGGAGGAGGAGTCCTCCCGCCTGCTGCGCATGGAGGACGAGCTCCACAAGCGCGTCATCGGTCAGAAGGACGCCATCAAGGCGCTCTCGCAGGCGATCCGTCGTACGCGAGCGGGTCTGAAGGACCCGAAGCGTCCCGGCGGCTCGTTCATCTTCGCCGGTCCGTCCGGTGTCGGTAAGACCGAGCTCTCCAAGACGCTCGCCGAATTCCTCTTCGGTGACGAGGACGCGCTGATCGCCCTCGACATGTCGGAGTTCAGCGAGAAGCACACGGTTTCCCGTCTCTTCGGCTCGCCCCCCGGGTACGTGGGGTACGAAGAGGGCGGTCAGCTCACCGAGAAGGTGCGCCGCAAGCCGTTCTCCGTCGTCCTCTTCGACGAGGTCGAGAAGGCCCACCCCGATATCTTCAATTCCCTGCTCCAGATTCTGGAGGACGGTCGCCTGACCGACTCCCAGGGCCGGGTCGTGGACTTCAAGAACACGGTCATCATCATGACGACCAACCTCGGGACCAGGGACATCTCCAAGGGCTTCAACCTGGGCTTCGCCGCCCAGGGTGACGTGAAGACGAACTACGACCGGATGAAGAACAAGGTCAACGAAGAGCTCAAGCAGCACTTCCGGCCCGAGTTCCTCAACCGTGTCGATGACACCGTCGTCTTCCACCAGCTCACCGAGGAAGACATCATCCAGATCGTCGACCTCATGCTCGCCAAGGTGGACGAGCGGCTGAAGGACCGCGACATGGGCATCGAGCTCAGCGCGGAAGCGAAGTCGCTCCTGGCGAAGAAGGGCTACGACCCCGTGATGGGCGCCCGGCCGCTGCGCCGGACGATCCAGCGCGAGATCGAGGACATCCTCTCCGAGAAGATCCTCTTCGGTGAGCTGCGTGCCGGTCACATCGTGGTCGTCGGCGTCGAGGGCGAGGGTGACGAGAAGAAGTTCACCTTCCGCGGCGAGGAGAAGTCGGCTCTGCCCGACGTCCCCCCGATCGAGCAGGCGGCAGGCGGCTCCGGCCCGAACATGACGAAGGAAGCGTGA
- a CDS encoding amino-acid N-acetyltransferase: MSSELPQTDFQTEPSVINAAITVRRARTSDVAAVRRLLDGYVREGILLDKATVTLYEDIQEFWIAERDADARVIGCGALHVMWEDLAEVRTLAVDHSVKGAGVGHQVLDKLLQTARWLGVRRVFCLTFEVDFFAKHGFVEIGETPVDGDVYSELLRSYDEGVAEFLGLERVKPNTLGNSRMLLHL; the protein is encoded by the coding sequence ATGTCCTCAGAGCTTCCGCAAACCGATTTCCAGACCGAACCGTCGGTTATAAACGCAGCCATCACCGTCCGACGTGCGAGGACGAGCGATGTCGCAGCCGTCCGGCGTCTCCTCGACGGCTACGTGCGCGAAGGCATCCTGCTGGACAAAGCGACGGTCACGCTTTACGAGGACATCCAGGAGTTCTGGATCGCCGAACGTGACGCGGACGCCCGGGTCATCGGCTGCGGCGCACTGCATGTGATGTGGGAAGACCTCGCCGAAGTGCGTACTCTCGCGGTCGATCACAGCGTCAAGGGCGCCGGAGTCGGTCACCAAGTGCTCGACAAGTTGTTGCAGACCGCCCGCTGGCTGGGCGTGCGCCGGGTTTTCTGTCTCACCTTCGAAGTCGACTTCTTCGCGAAGCACGGCTTCGTGGAGATCGGAGAGACGCCGGTGGACGGAGATGTCTACAGCGAGCTGCTGCGTTCCTATGACGAGGGAGTCGCGGAGTTCCTCGGTCTCGAACGGGTGAAGCCGAACACCTTGGGCAACAGCCGGATGCTTCTGCACCTGTGA
- the panC gene encoding pantoate--beta-alanine ligase, whose protein sequence is MTDPVAATLLRTAAELEAYAPAAPGAPRPERAVVMTMGALHEGHASLIRTARAVVGRAGQVVVTVFVNPLQFGEAADLDRYPRTLDADLALAGAAGADAVFAPSVDEVYPGGEPQVRISAGPMGERLEGAARPGHFDGMLTVVAKLLHLTGPDLAFFGQKDAQQLALIRRMVRDLNFPVEIVGVETAREPDGLALSSRNRFLDAHERHTALALSRALFAARDRLAAQQALHARALAGGGSEDRAAGLTRLGEARLAADAQAVARARPDGGPAAVRAAARAVLDDAAAEQPPLALDYVALVDPADFTEIPDDRTAGDAVLAVAARVGATRLIDNIPLTFGATT, encoded by the coding sequence ATGACCGACCCCGTCGCCGCCACCCTGCTCCGCACCGCCGCCGAACTGGAGGCGTACGCCCCCGCAGCGCCGGGCGCGCCCCGGCCCGAGCGCGCCGTCGTGATGACCATGGGCGCCCTGCACGAGGGCCACGCCTCCCTGATCCGTACCGCACGCGCGGTTGTCGGCCGGGCCGGCCAGGTCGTCGTCACCGTCTTCGTCAACCCGCTCCAGTTCGGGGAGGCCGCGGACCTCGACCGCTACCCCCGCACGCTCGACGCCGATCTCGCCCTCGCGGGCGCGGCCGGTGCCGACGCGGTCTTCGCCCCGTCCGTGGACGAGGTCTACCCCGGTGGGGAACCGCAGGTCCGGATCTCGGCCGGTCCGATGGGCGAGCGCCTCGAAGGGGCCGCGCGCCCCGGGCACTTCGACGGCATGCTCACCGTCGTCGCCAAGCTGCTCCACCTCACCGGCCCGGACCTGGCGTTCTTCGGGCAGAAGGACGCCCAGCAGCTCGCGCTGATCCGCCGCATGGTGCGCGATCTGAACTTCCCCGTGGAGATCGTGGGGGTGGAGACGGCCCGGGAGCCCGACGGCCTCGCGCTCTCCAGCCGCAACCGCTTCCTCGACGCGCACGAGCGCCACACCGCCCTCGCCCTGTCCCGGGCCCTGTTCGCCGCCCGCGACCGGCTCGCCGCCCAGCAGGCGCTGCACGCCCGCGCGCTGGCCGGCGGGGGGAGCGAGGACCGGGCCGCCGGGCTCACCCGGCTCGGCGAGGCCCGGCTGGCCGCCGACGCGCAGGCCGTCGCCCGGGCCAGGCCGGACGGCGGACCGGCCGCCGTGCGCGCCGCCGCCCGCGCGGTCCTGGACGACGCGGCGGCCGAACAGCCCCCGCTGGCCCTCGACTACGTGGCGCTCGTGGACCCGGCGGACTTCACCGAGATCCCCGACGACCGCACCGCGGGTGACGCCGTGCTCGCCGTCGCCGCGCGAGTGGGCGCCACCCGGCTCATCGACAACATCCCGCTGACCTTCGGAGCCACCACGTGA
- a CDS encoding type III pantothenate kinase, with protein MLLTIDVGNTHTVLGLFDGEEIVEHWRISTDARRTADELAVLLQGLMGMHPLLGMELGDGIEGIAICSTVPAVLHELREVTRRYYGDVPAVLVEPGIKTGVPILMDNPKEVGADRIINAVAAVDLYGGPAIVVDFGTATTFDAVSARGEYTGGVISPGIEISVEALGVKGAQLRKIELARPRSVIGKNTVEAMQAGIIYGFAGQVDGVVGRMKKELAADPDDVTVIATGGLAPMVLGESSVIDEHEPWLTLIGLRLVYERNVSRM; from the coding sequence ATGCTGCTCACCATCGACGTCGGAAACACCCACACCGTGCTCGGTCTGTTCGACGGTGAGGAGATCGTCGAGCACTGGCGGATCTCCACCGATGCCCGCCGCACCGCGGACGAGCTCGCGGTGCTGCTCCAGGGGCTGATGGGCATGCACCCGCTGCTGGGCATGGAGCTGGGCGACGGCATCGAGGGCATCGCCATCTGCTCGACCGTCCCGGCGGTCCTGCACGAGCTGCGCGAGGTGACCCGCCGCTACTACGGCGACGTCCCCGCCGTTCTCGTCGAGCCCGGCATCAAGACGGGCGTGCCGATCCTCATGGACAACCCGAAGGAGGTCGGCGCGGACCGCATCATCAACGCGGTCGCCGCCGTCGACCTGTACGGCGGTCCGGCGATCGTCGTCGACTTCGGCACGGCCACCACCTTCGACGCGGTCTCCGCCCGGGGCGAGTACACCGGCGGTGTCATCTCTCCCGGCATCGAGATCTCGGTCGAGGCGCTCGGCGTCAAGGGCGCGCAGCTGCGCAAGATCGAGCTGGCCCGGCCGCGCAGCGTGATCGGCAAGAACACCGTGGAGGCCATGCAGGCGGGCATCATCTACGGCTTCGCCGGCCAGGTCGACGGTGTCGTCGGGCGGATGAAGAAGGAACTGGCGGCCGACCCCGACGACGTCACCGTCATCGCGACGGGCGGCCTCGCTCCCATGGTGCTGGGGGAGTCCTCGGTCATCGACGAGCACGAGCCCTGGCTCACGCTCATCGGCCTGCGCCTGGTGTACGAGCGCAACGTGTCGCGCATGTAG
- a CDS encoding SCO3374 family protein codes for MALTVPPPRTSLPAERDRCAEGERRGGCAQWYEQELGWATAGVAPVRLLTGLRFDALVVPAAAGHAALRRVGRTGPVALMGRRMSLLVAAGSADELPGLLDWLEWGPVTLALTVLGTGGRITAPPPPGRPGPPGAAVWLRPPWPLREQEGEPVLPALSGFGSRGGDAPDLVRLVDAVATECHRARLMRARTRLSSDDPAAQPLAFS; via the coding sequence ATGGCCCTCACCGTCCCGCCTCCCCGCACGTCACTTCCCGCCGAGCGGGACCGCTGTGCCGAAGGTGAACGGCGAGGCGGCTGCGCCCAGTGGTACGAGCAGGAGCTCGGCTGGGCCACCGCCGGTGTCGCTCCGGTGCGGCTGCTGACCGGGCTGCGGTTCGACGCGCTCGTCGTCCCCGCCGCCGCGGGTCACGCGGCGCTGCGGCGCGTGGGCCGCACGGGGCCCGTGGCGCTCATGGGCCGGCGGATGAGCCTGCTGGTGGCAGCGGGGAGCGCGGATGAGCTTCCCGGGCTGCTCGACTGGCTGGAGTGGGGCCCAGTCACCCTCGCGCTGACCGTTCTCGGCACGGGCGGACGGATCACCGCACCGCCACCGCCGGGCCGGCCGGGCCCGCCGGGGGCCGCCGTATGGCTGCGGCCCCCCTGGCCACTGCGCGAGCAGGAGGGGGAACCGGTGCTCCCGGCCCTCTCCGGCTTCGGGAGCAGGGGTGGGGATGCTCCCGATCTCGTCAGGCTCGTGGACGCCGTAGCGACGGAATGCCACCGGGCCCGACTGATGCGTGCCCGGACGAGGCTGTCCTCCGATGACCCGGCTGCTCAGCCGTTGGCCTTCTCGTAG
- a CDS encoding L-aspartate oxidase, producing the protein MTGIRLTAPAPGWSIDADVVVVGSGVAGLTTALRCAAAGLTTVVVTKARLDDGSTRWAQGGIAAALGEGDTPEQHLDDTLVAGAGLCDEAAVRTLVTEGPDAVRRLIGTGAHFDTTDDGTIALTREGGHHRRRIAHAGGDATGAEISRALVEAVRSAALHTVENALVLDLLTDAEGRTAGVTLHVMGEGQHDGVGAVHAPAVVLATGGMGQVFSATTNPSVSTGDGVALALRAGAEVSDLEFVQFHPTVLFLGAGSQGQQPLVSEAVRGEGAHLVDASGTRFMLGQHEMAELAPRDIVAKAITRQAQLNGTEHMYLDARHFGAEMWERRFPTILAACRAHGIDPVNEPIPVAPAAHYASGGIRTDLRGRTTVPGLYACGEVACTGVHGANRLASNSLLEGLVFAERIAADIVADRPHAGAEAVVAHPVTSPLPSPEARGTIQRIMTRGAGVLRSADSLATAAEELEDLHRSAALESGTAGPKAVVPGVEAWEVANLLLVSRVLVAAAGSREETRGCHWREDRPERDDENWRRHLVVRLTPEALVLRRTATEAFGPVRPSGAADCAAASTTHPTPEEP; encoded by the coding sequence GTGACCGGAATACGGCTGACCGCCCCCGCCCCCGGCTGGTCCATCGACGCCGATGTCGTGGTGGTCGGCTCCGGCGTGGCCGGCCTCACCACCGCGCTGCGCTGCGCCGCCGCGGGCCTCACCACCGTCGTGGTCACCAAGGCCCGCCTGGACGACGGCTCGACCCGCTGGGCACAGGGCGGTATCGCGGCTGCCCTCGGCGAGGGGGACACCCCCGAGCAGCACCTGGACGACACCCTGGTCGCGGGCGCGGGCCTGTGCGACGAGGCGGCGGTACGGACCCTGGTCACCGAGGGCCCCGACGCCGTACGGCGGCTGATCGGGACCGGCGCCCACTTCGACACCACGGACGACGGCACCATCGCGCTGACCCGCGAGGGCGGCCACCACCGCCGCCGCATCGCCCACGCGGGCGGTGACGCGACCGGTGCGGAGATCTCCCGCGCCCTGGTCGAGGCGGTCCGCTCGGCAGCCCTGCACACCGTCGAGAACGCCCTCGTGCTCGACCTCCTCACCGACGCCGAGGGCCGTACGGCCGGTGTCACCCTGCACGTCATGGGCGAGGGCCAGCACGACGGCGTCGGCGCGGTCCACGCCCCCGCGGTGGTCCTCGCCACCGGCGGCATGGGCCAGGTCTTCTCGGCCACCACCAACCCGTCGGTCTCCACCGGCGACGGTGTGGCGCTCGCACTGCGGGCCGGCGCGGAGGTCTCCGACCTCGAGTTCGTCCAGTTCCACCCCACGGTCCTCTTCCTCGGCGCCGGGTCGCAGGGCCAGCAGCCCCTGGTGTCGGAGGCGGTACGGGGCGAGGGCGCCCACCTCGTCGACGCGTCCGGTACGCGCTTCATGCTCGGGCAGCACGAGATGGCGGAGCTCGCCCCGCGCGACATCGTCGCCAAGGCCATCACCCGCCAGGCGCAGCTGAACGGCACCGAGCACATGTACCTCGACGCCCGCCACTTCGGCGCCGAGATGTGGGAGCGGCGCTTCCCCACCATCCTGGCGGCCTGCCGGGCCCACGGCATCGACCCGGTCAACGAGCCGATCCCGGTCGCCCCGGCCGCGCACTACGCCTCCGGCGGCATCCGCACCGACCTGCGGGGACGGACGACCGTGCCCGGTCTGTACGCCTGCGGCGAGGTCGCGTGCACCGGTGTGCACGGCGCCAACCGGCTGGCCTCCAACTCGCTCCTCGAAGGACTGGTGTTCGCCGAGCGCATCGCGGCCGACATCGTCGCGGACCGCCCCCACGCGGGCGCCGAGGCCGTCGTCGCCCACCCGGTGACCTCGCCGCTGCCGTCCCCCGAGGCCCGGGGCACGATCCAGCGCATCATGACCCGCGGCGCCGGTGTCCTGCGCTCGGCGGACAGCCTCGCCACGGCCGCGGAGGAGCTGGAGGACCTGCACCGCAGTGCGGCCCTGGAGTCCGGCACGGCCGGGCCGAAGGCCGTGGTGCCCGGCGTCGAGGCATGGGAGGTCGCCAACCTGCTCCTGGTCTCCCGGGTCCTGGTCGCGGCCGCCGGCAGCCGCGAGGAGACCCGCGGCTGCCACTGGCGCGAGGACCGGCCCGAGCGCGACGACGAGAACTGGCGCCGCCACCTCGTCGTACGGCTCACCCCCGAGGCGCTGGTCCTCCGTCGGACGGCTACCGAGGCGTTCGGCCCCGTACGCCCGTCCGGGGCAGCAGACTGCGCAGCAGCAAGCACCACCCACCCCACTCCCGAGGAGCCGTAA
- a CDS encoding PQQ-binding-like beta-propeller repeat protein, with product MRCASDGPEDDAPGGGGGTQSPGTGTGTGKPGEGAGTPAPGGTPRARWQVPSTNDGLVAITALAVAGNVVVVAGDPLVGRDLSTGKEVWSRKDVTTPGANMLIGDGTLYLASAKYDGNVVGLNPATGRETWRSRLGDKYSQPRVIAVDANHVYVVAGILDKEFRTPDNVIAAIDTTSGKVVWREQRDHGTEENGITAVVAGGRLVYTDFRENLTVRDAATGRQTWTKKIGRSNNRSFAVHDGLVILANGDRMRAYDLADGKEHWSFGTEEFGRFNDPAVLDGVLYASDSVHGLWAADSATGKKIWHHVGLLEIAVPWQFAKVGDVLYGATELDEHGGIHAFDAGTGKLRWTYDDGSGDVQQWYLAAAGKQVVALHAKKVTGLSAV from the coding sequence GTGAGGTGCGCGAGTGACGGGCCCGAGGACGACGCGCCCGGCGGTGGCGGCGGCACACAGAGCCCAGGGACGGGGACGGGGACGGGCAAGCCCGGGGAAGGGGCCGGCACGCCCGCGCCGGGCGGCACACCCCGGGCCCGGTGGCAGGTCCCCTCGACGAACGACGGACTGGTCGCGATCACCGCACTCGCCGTGGCCGGCAACGTGGTGGTCGTGGCGGGCGACCCGCTGGTGGGGCGCGACCTGTCCACCGGCAAGGAGGTGTGGTCCCGCAAGGACGTCACCACCCCCGGCGCCAACATGCTCATCGGCGACGGGACGCTCTACCTCGCGAGCGCGAAGTACGACGGGAACGTCGTCGGCCTGAACCCCGCGACGGGCCGGGAGACCTGGCGGAGCCGGCTGGGGGACAAGTACTCCCAGCCCCGGGTCATCGCCGTGGACGCCAACCACGTCTACGTCGTCGCGGGGATCCTGGACAAGGAATTCCGGACGCCGGACAACGTGATCGCCGCGATCGACACCACATCGGGCAAGGTCGTCTGGCGCGAGCAGCGGGACCACGGGACGGAGGAGAACGGCATCACCGCGGTGGTGGCCGGCGGCCGTCTCGTCTACACCGACTTCCGGGAGAACCTCACGGTGCGCGACGCCGCGACCGGGCGCCAGACCTGGACGAAGAAGATCGGCCGGTCCAACAACCGCTCCTTCGCGGTCCACGACGGACTGGTCATCCTCGCCAACGGGGACCGGATGCGCGCCTACGACCTGGCCGACGGCAAGGAGCACTGGTCCTTCGGGACCGAGGAGTTCGGCCGGTTCAACGATCCGGCGGTCCTGGACGGCGTTCTCTACGCCTCCGACAGCGTTCACGGCCTCTGGGCGGCCGACTCCGCGACCGGGAAGAAGATCTGGCACCACGTGGGCCTCCTGGAGATCGCCGTCCCCTGGCAGTTCGCCAAGGTGGGCGACGTCCTCTACGGGGCGACGGAACTGGACGAGCACGGCGGCATCCATGCCTTCGACGCAGGCACCGGGAAGCTGCGCTGGACCTACGACGACGGCAGCGGCGACGTCCAGCAGTGGTACCTGGCGGCAGCGGGCAAGCAGGTGGTGGCCCTGCACGCCAAGAAGGTGACCGGCCTGTCCGCCGTGTAG
- a CDS encoding histone-like nucleoid-structuring protein Lsr2, with the protein MAQKVQVLLVDDLDGGEADETVTFALDGKTYEIDLTTSNADKLRTLLEPYAKGGRRTGGRAASGRGKGRAVPGGNKDTAEIRKWARENGHNVNDRGRVPADIREAYEKANG; encoded by the coding sequence GTGGCACAGAAGGTTCAGGTCCTTCTTGTTGACGACCTCGACGGCGGCGAGGCGGACGAGACCGTCACGTTCGCTCTGGATGGCAAGACGTACGAGATCGACCTCACCACGAGCAACGCGGACAAGCTCCGTACGCTGCTCGAGCCTTACGCCAAGGGCGGTCGCCGTACCGGTGGCCGTGCCGCCTCCGGGCGTGGCAAGGGCCGTGCGGTTCCCGGCGGCAACAAGGACACCGCCGAGATCCGTAAGTGGGCGCGCGAGAACGGCCACAACGTGAATGACCGCGGCCGTGTTCCCGCGGACATCCGTGAGGCCTACGAGAAGGCCAACGGCTGA
- the nadC gene encoding carboxylating nicotinate-nucleotide diphosphorylase yields MSTPEENPRPTPVDVPLIQIGAPAPAAGGCGDGCGCGGDDGYDPDGLECGLDPTLAQILADAGLDPVQVEDVAHVAIAEDLDGGVDVTTVATVSADAVATGDFTAREAGVVAGLHVAEAVLSIVCTSEFEVERHVEDGDRVVAGQKLLTVTTRTRDLLTGERGALNLLCRLSGIATATRAWADVLEGTKAKVRDTRKTTPGLRALEKYAVRCGGGVNHRMSLSDAALVKDNHVIAAGGVAEAFKRVRAEFPDVPIEVEVDTMDQVTEVLDAGADLILLDNFTPSQTAEAVALVGGRAALESSGRLSLDSARAYAEAGVDYLAVGALTHSSPILDIGLDFRDTDGADA; encoded by the coding sequence GTGAGCACGCCCGAAGAGAATCCGCGCCCCACACCCGTGGACGTACCGCTGATCCAGATCGGCGCGCCCGCACCTGCCGCGGGCGGCTGCGGCGACGGCTGCGGCTGCGGCGGGGACGACGGCTACGACCCGGACGGGCTGGAGTGCGGCCTGGACCCCACGCTCGCCCAGATCCTCGCCGACGCGGGCCTGGACCCGGTACAGGTCGAGGACGTCGCGCACGTCGCCATCGCGGAGGACCTCGACGGCGGGGTGGACGTCACGACCGTGGCCACCGTCTCCGCGGACGCCGTGGCCACCGGCGACTTCACCGCCCGTGAGGCGGGTGTGGTGGCCGGTCTGCACGTCGCGGAGGCCGTCCTGTCCATCGTCTGCACGTCCGAGTTCGAGGTCGAGCGGCACGTCGAGGACGGCGACCGCGTCGTCGCCGGCCAGAAGCTGCTGACCGTCACCACCCGCACCCGTGACCTGCTCACCGGCGAGCGCGGCGCGCTCAACCTGCTCTGCAGGCTCTCCGGCATCGCCACCGCCACCCGCGCCTGGGCCGACGTGCTCGAAGGCACGAAGGCCAAGGTCCGTGACACCCGCAAGACCACTCCCGGCCTGCGCGCCCTGGAGAAGTACGCGGTGCGCTGCGGCGGCGGGGTCAACCACCGCATGTCGCTGTCCGACGCCGCGCTCGTCAAGGACAACCACGTCATCGCGGCGGGCGGGGTGGCCGAGGCCTTCAAGCGGGTCAGGGCCGAGTTCCCGGACGTTCCGATCGAGGTCGAGGTCGACACGATGGACCAGGTCACCGAGGTGCTGGACGCGGGCGCCGATCTGATCCTGCTGGACAACTTCACCCCGTCGCAGACGGCCGAGGCTGTTGCGCTCGTGGGCGGCCGCGCGGCCCTGGAGTCCTCGGGGCGGCTGTCGCTCGACTCCGCCCGCGCCTACGCCGAGGCCGGTGTGGACTACCTGGCCGTCGGCGCGCTCACCCACTCCTCGCCGATCCTCGACATCGGCCTGGACTTCCGCGACACCGACGGGGCCGACGCCTGA